The genome window CCAGGCCCACCAGCTTGAGCAGCTCGATGCCCTTCTCCTGGGCGTCGTCCCCGTGCATGCCCGCGAAGGTCATGGGCAGGGTCACGTTTTCCAGGGCGGTCATGACCGGGATGAGGTTGAAGGTCTGGAAGATGTACCCGATCTTGCGGTTGCGGAGCCAGGCCAGCTCGTAGGCGTCCAGCTGCGAGATGTCCACCTCGTCGATGAACACCTTGCCGTCCGTGGGCTTGTCCAGGCCACCGATCATGTTGAACAGGGTGGATTTGCCCGAGCCGGAGGGGCCCATGATGGAAATGTATTCCCCGGCCATGATTTCCAGGTCCACGCCCTTGAGCACGTGCACGGTCTGCCTGCCCAGGGGGAAGTCCTTTTTCACGTTGATGACGCGGACAATGGTGTGGCGTTCGTCTGTCATGGTCTGTCCTTCAGTGTTCGGCCCGCAGGGCGTTGATGGGCCGCATGCGCATGGCCAGGATTGCCGGGTAGAGCACGCCCAGCAGGCTGAGGCCCACGCCGGAGAGAATGGCCAGGCCCACCGAGGTCAGCACCTCGGCCCAGGGCAGGCTCGCCAGCGCCGCTGCCCCGAAGCGGAACAGCCCGGCCAGCAGGGAAAAGAGGAACCCGAGCACCGCGCCCGCGCCCGCGCCCAGCAGGCCCTGCATGGCCGCCTCCAGCAGGAAGAGGCGCAGCACGATGGAATCCAGGGCGCCCAGGCATTTCATGACCCCGATCTCGGAAAAGCGTTCGGTCACGGACATGAGCTGGGCATTGACGATGCCCACGGTGCAGACCAGCAGGGAGAGAATGACGATCCAGCGCTCCTTGGCGCTCATGGCCACCCGGGCGGCCTCCAGGTCCACGTCGTACCCCGCCTTGGTAAGCATGCTTGCGGCGGTTTCGCCGCCGGAGCGCAGGATGCCAGCGGCCACGTCCAGGTTTACGAGCACAAAGGCCAGGAACGACACGGCGAGCATCAGGCTGCTCACGGTGATCATGGAGCGGAAGAAACGCACCCGCAGGCTCTTGAAGCTGATTTCCAGGGACTTGCCCCAGGGCAGGCTGATGGCCCGCTGGATCCCCGGCCCCTTCCCCGCAGGCTCGGTGAACACATTTTTACTCATATTTGAAGACAATACGCAGCCGCCGCCACCAGCACAAGAGCGGTAGAATTATTTTTTCCGTCCATTGTCAGGGCAGTTGCGCCGTTGTAACCTGGTCGCTCCTTCCCGCGACCAGAATAGAGGACCATCCGGAAATCCTGCTTTCCGGGAAGAATGAGCGAAGGAGTTTCGACATGTCGAAATGTTTATCCATACTGTGTTTCATGAGCGCCGCCGTGGCATTGCTGGTTTCCAGCTACGTCTTTGCCGCCGAAGGCCCCACCTGGCCGGTGGTGGATACCGGCCAGGACCAGTGTTTCGGCACGGGCGATTCCATCCGCTGTCCCCTGCCGGGACGGGAGTTCTCCGGGCAGGACGCCCAGTACAAGGGCAATGGCCCCGCCTACCGCGACAACGGGGACGGCACGGTCTCGGACCTGGTCACCGGACTCATGTGGCAGAAGACGCCCGACTTCAGGCGCTACACCTTTGCCCAGGCCGGGGGCTACGCCAGGAACCTGCACCTCGGCGGCCATGACGACTGGCGCGTGCCCACCATCAAGGAACTGTTCTCCATCGCCGACTTCAACGGCAACATGCACACCCGGACCCCGTACATCGACACCCGTTTCTTCGACTTCCGCTATCCCACGGACGGCCAGCGGGACATCGACGCCCAGTTCTGGTCCTCCAACGAATATGCGGGCACGGTCATGGGCCGCCAGCGGGCCGCCTTCGGCTTCAACTTCGCGGACGGCCGCATCAAGGGCTATCCCGTGACCAAGGGCAACTGGATGCGCTGCGTGCGCGGGCCCGCGAACTACGGGCTGAACGACTTCAGGGACAACGGGGACGGTACGGTCACGGACCGGGCCACGGGGCTCATGTGGACCAAGGCCGACAACGGCCGCCCGGTTTCCTGGGAAAAGGCCCTGGAATACGCAGGAAAGTCCCGGATGGGCGGCCATGACGACTGGCGGCTGCCCAACATCAAGGAACTGCAGTCCATCGTGGACTATTCCCGCTCCAGCAATTCCCGCTCGCCCTCGCACCGGGGTCCGGCCATCGATCTCCTGTTCAAGCTCACGGACAAGGAGGCCTGGCTGTGGTCCTCCACCACCCATATCGAAAACGGCTGGGCCTACTACGTGGCCATAGGCCAGGCAACGGGCTACGGCCCGCGCGGCCTCGCTTGTGGATGTGCCGTACCGGCACGTGGAGGTGGGGCCGAAAAACGGCGGCAGCGCGCGTCCCCAGGGCGGTCCGGAAATGGGCGGCGGGGATCGAAGGCCCGGCAAGGGGCAGGGGCCAGGCGGAGGCGGGTTCATGGACCGGTTCGACAAGAACCGGGACGGCCGTGTTTCCCGCGCCGAGTTTGACGGCCCGTCCGACCATTTTGATCGCCTGGACCGCAACAAGGACGGCTACATTGACGAGGATGAGGCGCCCACCGGCCCCCCCGACGGCCCGCCTCCGGGCGGAAGAAAAGGCGGCATGGGCGGCCCTCCTCCCCGACAGTAATCTCAGCAAAGAGGCTGTTCAAAGATGTGCGGGAGTAAGACGCACGGTTGAGACGGTCCGCAGCGTATGCGTTTAATGCGGAAAAGGACCTGTCTGATCGCGGCAACAGAGCCCTCGTGCGTTCAGGGACAGACGAGATCGCGGAATGCGGCCGGTTGCAAGTGCTTGTGACCGGCCGTTTTTTTCAGGAGCAGGTCCAGGAAGTCGAAGGCCAGTGCGTTGGCGCGCTGGTGGTGGAGCATGACGCCACAGCGTCCCGTTGCCAGGGCGGCCTTCAGCTCGGCGAGCAGCGCATCCCATCCCTCCTCGGGCGTGGGCTCGTTCCGGGTGTGCAGGTCCACGTTGATGAACAGGTCGGGCAGGCCCTCGGGCAGGGGCACTTTTTTCAGCTCCCCGGCGGAGCGGGACACGGCCCGGAACCCGAGTTCCTTGAGCGCCGCGCCGGTTTCCGCGTCAAAGCGGTTCCAGGGCGGGGTGAAGTAGGGTTCGAAGTCCTTGCCCATGAGCGCCTGCAGCTTGGCCTTGCCCCTGGACAGGTCGGTTTTCTTGGCCTCC of Salidesulfovibrio onnuriiensis contains these proteins:
- a CDS encoding ABC transporter ATP-binding protein, with amino-acid sequence MTDERHTIVRVINVKKDFPLGRQTVHVLKGVDLEIMAGEYISIMGPSGSGKSTLFNMIGGLDKPTDGKVFIDEVDISQLDAYELAWLRNRKIGYIFQTFNLIPVMTALENVTLPMTFAGMHGDDAQEKGIELLKLVGLGERFQHKPLELSGGQQQRVAIARSLANDPAIILADEPTGNLDLSTGAEIIELLKMLSAERGVTVISATHDYKMLNVSDRVVWIRDGMIDRIENRDELDISVGGIAEAEGAPA
- a CDS encoding ABC transporter permease translates to MSKNVFTEPAGKGPGIQRAISLPWGKSLEISFKSLRVRFFRSMITVSSLMLAVSFLAFVLVNLDVAAGILRSGGETAASMLTKAGYDVDLEAARVAMSAKERWIVILSLLVCTVGIVNAQLMSVTERFSEIGVMKCLGALDSIVLRLFLLEAAMQGLLGAGAGAVLGFLFSLLAGLFRFGAAALASLPWAEVLTSVGLAILSGVGLSLLGVLYPAILAMRMRPINALRAEH
- a CDS encoding DUF1566 domain-containing protein yields the protein MSKCLSILCFMSAAVALLVSSYVFAAEGPTWPVVDTGQDQCFGTGDSIRCPLPGREFSGQDAQYKGNGPAYRDNGDGTVSDLVTGLMWQKTPDFRRYTFAQAGGYARNLHLGGHDDWRVPTIKELFSIADFNGNMHTRTPYIDTRFFDFRYPTDGQRDIDAQFWSSNEYAGTVMGRQRAAFGFNFADGRIKGYPVTKGNWMRCVRGPANYGLNDFRDNGDGTVTDRATGLMWTKADNGRPVSWEKALEYAGKSRMGGHDDWRLPNIKELQSIVDYSRSSNSRSPSHRGPAIDLLFKLTDKEAWLWSSTTHIENGWAYYVAIGQATGYGPRGLACGCAVPARGGGAEKRRQRASPGRSGNGRRGSKARQGAGARRRRVHGPVRQEPGRPCFPRRV
- a CDS encoding polysaccharide deacetylase family protein, whose amino-acid sequence is MIVKNTLSSLWLKMPADVPARLDRVLAEAPEGRIFFRADDVAVPGRNMSRMLEVFRESAMPLCMAVVPAWLHDRRWREIRSEAGDSGQWCWHQHGWRHRSHQTRGKKGEFGDERSPEAKKTDLSRGKAKLQALMGKDFEPYFTPPWNRFDAETGAALKELGFRAVSRSAGELKKVPLPEGLPDLFINVDLHTRNEPTPEEGWDALLAELKAALATGRCGVMLHHQRANALAFDFLDLLLKKTAGHKHLQPAAFRDLVCP